From one Lycorma delicatula isolate Av1 chromosome 2, ASM4794821v1, whole genome shotgun sequence genomic stretch:
- the Ak1 gene encoding adenylate kinase 1 isoform X2 has protein sequence MATLDFKIPDTSALKQAKIPIIWILGGPGSGKGTICDKLVAKYGFTHISSGDLLRADVESGSVRGAALKVIMTKGELVPMEVVLGLIAEKMLSELKTSKGFLIDGYPRQAQQGVEFEKHIKPCDLVIYLDAKDDVMIARLLNRGKTSGRADDNEETIKKRLQTFHDHNDPIVKNYSAKMLTIDAQKTPEQCFNEAAVSIDKLLK, from the exons GATTTCAAAATACCAGATACATCTGCCCTGAAACAGGCTAAAATACCAATTATTTGGATATTAG gtgGACCTGGATCAGGAAAAGGAACAATTTGTGATAAATTAGTAGCAAAGTATGGTTTTACTCACATTTCATCAGGGGATCTCTTAAGAGCAGATGTTGAATCTGGTTCTGTAAGAGGAGCAGCTCTTAAAGTAATTATGACAAAGGGTGAATTAGTGCCAATG GAAGTTGTTCTTGGGCTTATTGCTGAAAAAATGTTATCAGAACTAAAAACATCAAAAGGATTTCTAATAGATGGTTACCCTAGACAAGCCCAACAAGGTGTAGAATTTGAAAAACat ATAAAACCATGCGATTTAGTGATTTATCTTGATGCAAAAGATGATGTAATGATAGCCAGGCTTCTCAACCGAGGTAAAACTTCAGGTCGTGCAGATGACAACGAAGAAACCATAAAAAAACGATTACAAACATTCCATGATCACAATGACCCAATAGTGAAGAATTATTCTGCCAAAATGCTTACG attgatgCACAAAAAACTCCAGAACAATGTTTTAATGAAGCAGCTGTATCaattgacaaattattaaaataa
- the Ak1 gene encoding adenylate kinase 1 isoform X3: MDFKIPDTSALKQAKIPIIWILGGPGSGKGTICDKLVAKYGFTHISSGDLLRADVESGSVRGAALKVIMTKGELVPMEVVLGLIAEKMLSELKTSKGFLIDGYPRQAQQGVEFEKHIKPCDLVIYLDAKDDVMIARLLNRGKTSGRADDNEETIKKRLQTFHDHNDPIVKNYSAKMLTIDAQKTPEQCFNEAAVSIDKLLK, from the exons GATTTCAAAATACCAGATACATCTGCCCTGAAACAGGCTAAAATACCAATTATTTGGATATTAG gtgGACCTGGATCAGGAAAAGGAACAATTTGTGATAAATTAGTAGCAAAGTATGGTTTTACTCACATTTCATCAGGGGATCTCTTAAGAGCAGATGTTGAATCTGGTTCTGTAAGAGGAGCAGCTCTTAAAGTAATTATGACAAAGGGTGAATTAGTGCCAATG GAAGTTGTTCTTGGGCTTATTGCTGAAAAAATGTTATCAGAACTAAAAACATCAAAAGGATTTCTAATAGATGGTTACCCTAGACAAGCCCAACAAGGTGTAGAATTTGAAAAACat ATAAAACCATGCGATTTAGTGATTTATCTTGATGCAAAAGATGATGTAATGATAGCCAGGCTTCTCAACCGAGGTAAAACTTCAGGTCGTGCAGATGACAACGAAGAAACCATAAAAAAACGATTACAAACATTCCATGATCACAATGACCCAATAGTGAAGAATTATTCTGCCAAAATGCTTACG attgatgCACAAAAAACTCCAGAACAATGTTTTAATGAAGCAGCTGTATCaattgacaaattattaaaataa